The following proteins come from a genomic window of Aequorivita marisscotiae:
- a CDS encoding YceI family protein yields the protein MKTTITFAIICFAFIVSAIGQEKYTTKTGQIDFEASVPSFEEVKAANSNVSAVLDASTGKFAALALMKGFRFKVALMEEHFNENYIESSKYPKATFKGIIQDFDISEISGKSDYSIKGTFNMHGTDKEMEVPAVISVNGDTVMLTAQFVMQPEDFNIKIPSIVSNKIAEDVNVFAEFSLQKQ from the coding sequence ATGAAAACTACAATCACTTTTGCAATTATCTGTTTCGCTTTTATAGTTTCGGCTATAGGGCAAGAAAAATACACTACCAAAACTGGACAAATAGATTTTGAAGCGTCAGTTCCTTCTTTTGAAGAAGTAAAGGCAGCAAACTCCAACGTGAGTGCAGTTTTAGATGCGTCAACTGGTAAGTTTGCGGCTCTCGCACTAATGAAAGGATTTCGGTTTAAAGTGGCTTTAATGGAAGAACACTTTAATGAAAATTATATAGAATCTTCAAAATATCCAAAAGCGACTTTTAAAGGAATTATTCAAGATTTTGACATTTCTGAAATCTCAGGAAAGAGTGACTATTCTATTAAAGGCACATTTAATATGCACGGAACCGATAAAGAAATGGAAGTGCCCGCTGTTATTTCTGTAAACGGTGATACAGTTATGCTAACGGCCCAATTTGTTATGCAACCGGAAGATTTCAACATAAAAATCCCTTCGATTGTCAGCAATAAAATAGCCGAAGATGTAAACGTTTTTGCTGAATTCAGCCTACAAAAACAATAA
- a CDS encoding RNA polymerase sigma factor codes for MKQPENVCNENTFAQLYEAHGKPVWRFIYFKCGDTAQADDLVQEAFIKLWQNCAKVTKEKAKSFLYTVCNNAFLNEVAHKKVVLKHAKRQPDKTNYQSPEFVMEENEFHEKLKNSIENLTEAQRTAFLLNRIEGKKYAEIAEMLNISVKAVEKRMSQALAILRKEIGNV; via the coding sequence ATGAAACAACCCGAAAACGTCTGTAACGAAAATACATTTGCCCAGTTGTATGAGGCGCACGGAAAACCGGTTTGGCGGTTTATATATTTTAAATGTGGCGACACAGCGCAAGCCGACGATTTGGTGCAGGAAGCGTTTATAAAACTGTGGCAAAACTGTGCGAAAGTCACTAAAGAAAAAGCAAAATCGTTTTTATACACCGTTTGTAACAATGCTTTTTTAAATGAAGTAGCGCATAAAAAAGTAGTTTTAAAACACGCTAAACGGCAGCCTGATAAAACCAATTATCAGTCTCCAGAATTTGTAATGGAGGAAAATGAATTTCACGAAAAACTGAAAAACTCTATTGAAAATCTTACCGAAGCACAACGCACCGCTTTTTTATTAAATAGAATAGAAGGTAAAAAATATGCCGAAATAGCCGAAATGCTTAACATTTCGGTAAAAGCTGTAGAAAAGAGAATGAGCCAAGCGCTGGCTATTCTTAGAAAGGAAATAGGAAATGTTTAA
- a CDS encoding nuclear transport factor 2 family protein, which produces MKTLKNFTLLITAIFITTASFGQKKLDANTFAYNTGNPADWPAELDAVIAAPKNHKILLENDKVRVLEVTLLPGEKEPLHHHQWPSTLYIISAGDFIDYDSEGNMILDSRKFPEQPTYPLTIFKNPEAPHQAENLSKTETIKLIRVEMKNGNTAQNIAAVDGLYKAFAAGDIPTVLAGMDPKIVWNEAESNSLADGNPYIGPEAVLNGVFKRLGEEHEYFKLADIQLHGMDNNQVLATLRYEAKVKKTGKTYNAQVAHLWTLKNGKVVTFQQFLDTEKVAEAMEK; this is translated from the coding sequence ATGAAAACTCTTAAAAACTTTACGTTATTAATCACTGCCATTTTTATTACGACGGCTTCTTTTGGTCAAAAAAAATTAGATGCAAATACCTTCGCCTATAATACGGGAAATCCTGCCGATTGGCCTGCCGAACTGGATGCTGTTATAGCCGCCCCAAAAAACCATAAAATTTTATTGGAAAACGATAAAGTTAGGGTTTTGGAGGTAACACTACTTCCTGGCGAAAAAGAACCGCTGCACCATCATCAATGGCCAAGTACGCTTTATATAATTAGTGCAGGCGATTTTATAGATTATGACAGCGAAGGCAATATGATTCTCGATTCCCGAAAATTCCCGGAACAACCGACTTATCCATTAACCATTTTCAAAAATCCGGAAGCACCACATCAAGCTGAAAACTTGAGCAAAACAGAGACCATCAAGCTTATTCGCGTTGAGATGAAAAATGGAAATACGGCTCAAAATATAGCCGCTGTGGATGGCCTTTACAAAGCCTTTGCAGCTGGCGATATTCCAACCGTCCTCGCCGGTATGGATCCAAAAATAGTTTGGAACGAAGCCGAAAGCAATTCACTTGCAGATGGCAATCCATACATTGGCCCGGAGGCGGTGTTAAATGGCGTTTTCAAAAGACTTGGAGAGGAGCACGAATATTTCAAATTGGCTGACATACAGCTTCACGGTATGGACAATAACCAAGTGCTGGCAACGCTTCGCTACGAGGCCAAAGTAAAGAAAACCGGAAAAACCTATAATGCTCAGGTAGCCCATCTCTGGACGCTTAAGAATGGCAAGGTAGTAACCTTTCAGCAGTTTTTGGATACCGAGAAAGTGGCCGAGGCGATGGAAAAATAA
- a CDS encoding RidA family protein: protein MNTTTFNAKKTSVTTNSKAKESPEYFHLRPQIEKAYGYSHAVKIGNTIKISGAVSMDDKGNPTAVGDLGQQMKNCYSDLEKVLAHFGCTFDDVVVENVFTTNMPKFLELSGYRAEIYKKQFPTGTWLGVKELAIPEFMIEIELEVHKPQ from the coding sequence ATAAACACAACAACTTTTAATGCGAAAAAAACTTCGGTTACAACAAATTCAAAGGCAAAAGAATCACCCGAATATTTTCACCTACGGCCACAGATTGAAAAAGCATACGGCTATTCACATGCAGTAAAGATTGGCAATACCATAAAAATCTCTGGTGCCGTGAGTATGGACGATAAAGGCAATCCTACCGCTGTTGGCGATTTAGGGCAACAAATGAAAAACTGCTATTCAGATTTGGAAAAAGTACTAGCGCATTTCGGATGCACCTTTGACGATGTGGTTGTAGAAAATGTTTTCACCACTAATATGCCCAAATTTTTAGAATTGTCGGGTTACAGGGCTGAAATCTATAAAAAGCAATTTCCAACAGGTACTTGGCTTGGCGTAAAGGAATTGGCTATTCCCGAATTTATGATAGAGATAGAATTGGAAGTACATAAACCTCAATAA
- a CDS encoding T9SS type A sorting domain-containing protein, whose amino-acid sequence MIKFKLFFTMALIATLASAQTTFDLDWYVGIPNGDASITIEPGDTVRWTWTDEVPHSVTSDSGSQESFDSGILTGSGTQFSYTFTEIGVNDYECDVHSNMEGTITVDNIASIEEKFKMNISFYPNPVTNKLTVASLYKLDSYKIHNVLGKLVAQGAANGNITEIDLSKLESGMYFINATSGDMQSTFKVLKR is encoded by the coding sequence ATGATAAAATTTAAACTATTTTTTACAATGGCACTAATAGCTACATTGGCTAGTGCACAAACAACTTTTGATCTAGACTGGTATGTTGGAATTCCGAATGGGGATGCCAGCATCACCATTGAACCGGGAGATACTGTACGGTGGACGTGGACAGACGAGGTTCCACATTCGGTAACAAGCGATTCTGGAAGCCAGGAGAGTTTTGACAGTGGAATACTAACGGGTAGCGGTACGCAATTTTCGTACACTTTTACTGAAATAGGTGTAAATGACTACGAATGCGATGTACATTCAAATATGGAAGGAACTATTACGGTAGATAATATTGCTTCAATTGAAGAAAAATTTAAAATGAATATTTCATTTTATCCCAATCCCGTAACCAATAAGTTAACCGTGGCTTCCCTTTACAAACTAGATAGTTACAAAATTCACAATGTATTGGGTAAATTGGTTGCACAAGGGGCTGCCAATGGAAACATTACAGAAATTGATCTATCTAAATTAGAGAGTGGAATGTATTTTATAAATGCAACTTCGGGAGATATGCAGTCAACTTTTAAAGTTTTAAAGCGATAA
- a CDS encoding c-type cytochrome, with translation MKTVALILISFLLLGCTASTYDDIEEIQEENQGELVTYQDVAFIFQNNCTVCHSNPPQNGAPMPLTNYSEVKDAVEDRDLIDRISREEGEQGLMPLGGPRLPQQQIDLITQWNLDGLLEN, from the coding sequence ATGAAAACAGTGGCTCTAATCTTAATTTCATTTTTACTGCTTGGCTGTACCGCCAGTACCTATGATGATATTGAAGAGATTCAAGAAGAAAATCAAGGGGAGCTGGTAACCTATCAAGATGTTGCTTTTATATTTCAAAATAATTGTACGGTTTGCCACAGCAATCCACCACAAAACGGTGCGCCAATGCCCTTAACAAATTATTCCGAAGTAAAAGATGCCGTGGAAGATCGCGATTTAATAGACCGTATTAGCAGAGAAGAAGGCGAGCAAGGTTTGATGCCCTTGGGTGGCCCGCGCTTGCCACAACAACAAATTGATTTAATAACGCAGTGGAACCTAGATGGCCTACTGGAAAATTAA
- a CDS encoding carbonic anhydrase has translation MDIAQIFKNNQTWVSEKLGNDPDYFKNLANGQNPDILYIGCSDSRVTAEEVMGVKPGDVFVMRNISNMVSNLDLSAMSVIDYAVDVLKVKHIVICGHYGCGGVKAAMQSKDLGILNPWLRNIRDVYRLHRDELNGIADEEEKYKRLVELNVQEQCVNVIKTADVQIGVRQGRLTVHGWVMDMASGKLIDLKIDFEKVLEGIMEIYHLDKDEIESK, from the coding sequence ATGGATATAGCACAAATTTTTAAGAACAATCAAACCTGGGTGAGTGAAAAATTAGGCAACGATCCCGACTATTTCAAGAACCTAGCCAACGGGCAAAACCCAGATATTCTCTATATAGGTTGTAGCGACAGCCGCGTAACTGCAGAGGAAGTTATGGGGGTAAAACCGGGAGATGTTTTTGTAATGCGGAACATTTCAAATATGGTTTCCAACTTAGATTTAAGCGCGATGAGCGTTATAGATTATGCCGTTGATGTTCTAAAAGTAAAACATATTGTTATTTGCGGCCATTACGGTTGTGGCGGGGTTAAAGCTGCTATGCAATCTAAAGATTTGGGGATTTTAAATCCTTGGCTGCGTAATATACGAGATGTGTATCGCCTGCATCGCGATGAGTTAAATGGTATTGCAGATGAAGAGGAAAAATACAAAAGATTGGTAGAGCTTAACGTACAGGAGCAGTGCGTAAATGTTATAAAAACTGCCGATGTTCAGATTGGCGTGCGTCAAGGACGTTTAACCGTTCACGGGTGGGTGATGGATATGGCTAGCGGTAAACTGATAGATTTAAAAATAGATTTTGAAAAAGTCCTCGAAGGAATTATGGAAATTTATCACTTAGATAAAGATGAAATAGAATCTAAATAA
- a CDS encoding DUF3472 domain-containing protein yields the protein MKNFKQIYTSAVLLFFAGNSFLMAQNNTGDNELTFKSPSYIASAIFNWPQLDADSKGYNNLDFFLTIEKEAPNFYWAQQFSFKNGKTGYMGLQNSALYKGEKTKIAIFSIWEAKTVESPNGFTEAFGHEGFGYSCRIKYNWQEGRKYRIRVWELGKAEAPNSGTWWGSWVMDMETGKEEFIGKILVPDTWEWLNATSYNFTEYWGSQDGNRHPCSSIGYTKTIYDFPTMANGAVKPTKAIFERNDECASLTTTGQIGPNTYIVEAGSQ from the coding sequence ATGAAAAATTTCAAGCAAATTTATACTTCAGCTGTCCTACTATTTTTTGCCGGCAATAGTTTTTTAATGGCACAAAATAATACGGGCGATAACGAATTAACCTTTAAATCGCCCTCTTATATAGCGTCAGCAATATTTAACTGGCCGCAATTAGATGCTGACAGCAAAGGATATAATAATTTAGATTTCTTTCTTACCATAGAAAAAGAAGCCCCCAATTTCTATTGGGCACAGCAATTCTCTTTTAAAAATGGTAAAACAGGATATATGGGCCTTCAAAATTCGGCTTTGTATAAAGGTGAGAAAACAAAAATTGCCATTTTCTCGATTTGGGAAGCAAAAACTGTCGAAAGTCCAAATGGTTTTACCGAAGCCTTTGGGCATGAAGGTTTTGGGTATTCTTGCAGGATAAAATACAACTGGCAGGAAGGACGTAAATACCGCATAAGGGTTTGGGAACTTGGCAAGGCAGAAGCACCAAATAGCGGAACTTGGTGGGGATCTTGGGTTATGGATATGGAAACTGGAAAAGAGGAATTTATAGGAAAAATCTTGGTTCCGGATACTTGGGAATGGCTTAATGCTACATCCTACAATTTTACTGAATATTGGGGCTCACAAGATGGCAATAGACATCCATGTAGTAGTATTGGGTATACAAAAACCATTTATGATTTTCCAACCATGGCCAACGGAGCTGTAAAACCTACCAAAGCAATCTTTGAAAGAAATGACGAATGTGCATCACTTACAACAACGGGACAAATTGGGCCAAATACTTATATAGTAGAAGCAGGAAGCCAATAA
- a CDS encoding DUF5777 family beta-barrel protein, which yields MMKNIALLICFLPFGLFAQDDLLDDLESEVEVDKTVTAAFKGLKVVNFETTKLADKNDFYFVVAHRFGSVKNGIKDFFGLDNAVTQLKFIYGFTNWLNVGIARSSFQQKYGAHIKYRLIPQKRDGFPLTVVGYNLVTVNTSLEKDQYTNLEFEDRLTYTSQLLLSKKFSESFSVLLAPTYIHENLATRSREVLPNGTTVNYDENSNQFALGVGGRYKISTRVSINADYGIHLNRNDNSSYRNPLSVGVDIETGGHVFQMHFTNAQAMFEEGFIVQGQGDWVDGNFFFGFNISRVF from the coding sequence ATGATGAAAAATATAGCACTCTTAATATGCTTTCTTCCCTTTGGACTTTTCGCTCAGGATGACTTATTAGATGATCTAGAAAGCGAAGTGGAAGTAGATAAAACCGTGACCGCAGCCTTTAAAGGTTTAAAAGTAGTAAACTTTGAAACCACAAAGCTTGCCGACAAAAACGATTTCTATTTTGTAGTGGCGCACCGTTTTGGGTCAGTGAAAAACGGAATTAAAGATTTTTTTGGATTGGACAATGCAGTCACCCAACTAAAATTTATTTACGGTTTTACTAATTGGTTGAATGTAGGGATTGCACGAAGTTCTTTTCAACAAAAATATGGAGCGCATATTAAATACCGTTTAATTCCTCAAAAGCGGGACGGCTTTCCGTTGACCGTAGTAGGTTATAATTTGGTTACAGTAAATACCTCGTTGGAAAAAGACCAATATACAAATCTGGAATTTGAAGACAGGCTTACATACACTTCGCAATTGTTGCTGTCGAAAAAATTTAGTGAATCATTTTCAGTATTGCTCGCCCCAACATATATCCATGAAAATTTAGCAACGCGTAGTCGTGAGGTATTGCCAAATGGGACCACGGTGAATTATGACGAAAATTCCAATCAATTCGCACTGGGTGTGGGAGGGCGATATAAAATTTCAACTCGAGTGAGTATCAACGCAGATTATGGAATTCATTTAAACCGAAATGATAATTCCAGTTATAGAAATCCACTTTCGGTGGGAGTAGATATTGAAACGGGTGGTCACGTGTTTCAAATGCATTTCACAAATGCTCAAGCCATGTTTGAAGAAGGATTTATTGTGCAGGGACAAGGTGATTGGGTAGATGGTAATTTCTTTTTCGGCTTTAATATTAGTCGTGTTTTTTAA
- a CDS encoding nuclear transport factor 2 family protein has product MKTKILSVMMLIAFISTAQKKNGTVYIEHPSIEIVNQFVKASVAGDRSKMASYLSEDFKAYNGTTDRASDKGMDKEAFLNNQMVYHDNLDYYSIEPFPNSYPDAIEYKKDNPNGTVWVQTWDLIKGVHKTTGVKIDAASHRLYTVNKDDKITMLIYYKNGEVIDEIRSSFSDRKNGTIYNHHDFINTTRKMMYALENKDMDKVYGFYDKDARFVDSSSPEFKSISLEEQKVIDKQIMNTFDIASIDMVGYPDYLHYEMGDAHVVQSWWNINLVRKSDKKTITVPIHYQMYFNKDGKITQETAYYNPKLLE; this is encoded by the coding sequence ATGAAAACAAAGATTCTCTCGGTAATGATGCTTATAGCTTTCATTTCCACAGCGCAAAAAAAGAATGGAACTGTGTATATAGAACATCCTTCCATTGAAATTGTAAACCAATTTGTAAAAGCCTCCGTAGCCGGTGACCGATCAAAAATGGCCAGCTATTTAAGCGAAGACTTTAAAGCCTACAACGGCACCACAGACCGGGCAAGCGACAAGGGAATGGATAAAGAGGCATTTCTGAACAATCAAATGGTTTACCACGACAACTTAGATTATTATAGTATTGAACCCTTTCCCAATTCGTATCCCGACGCCATCGAATACAAAAAAGACAATCCCAATGGTACGGTCTGGGTACAAACTTGGGATCTGATAAAGGGTGTTCATAAAACCACAGGCGTTAAAATTGATGCGGCATCGCATAGATTGTACACGGTTAATAAAGACGATAAAATAACCATGCTCATATATTATAAAAATGGTGAAGTAATTGACGAAATCCGCTCCAGTTTTTCGGATCGAAAAAACGGTACCATTTACAATCATCACGACTTTATAAACACCACACGTAAAATGATGTATGCTTTAGAAAATAAAGATATGGACAAAGTTTACGGTTTTTATGATAAGGACGCTCGATTCGTAGATTCTAGTTCGCCAGAATTCAAGAGTATTTCGCTGGAAGAGCAAAAAGTCATAGACAAACAAATCATGAACACATTTGATATTGCAAGTATAGATATGGTTGGCTATCCGGACTATTTGCATTATGAAATGGGCGATGCCCACGTAGTGCAGTCTTGGTGGAATATAAACTTAGTTCGCAAATCAGACAAAAAAACCATTACCGTACCAATACACTATCAAATGTATTTTAATAAAGATGGTAAAATAACACAAGAAACTGCTTATTACAATCCAAAACTCTTGGAATAA
- a CDS encoding OB-fold protein has product MSKQRIFLIALLLLAIVGYFGYNYIYQDHRNIKTETSQLEITAPYLLERFKTNNAEDLLNKTITVTGVITNIEGNAITLDESVYASFDALSTEVNVKDKVKIKGRCIGYDELFEIVKLDQSTVIK; this is encoded by the coding sequence ATGAGCAAGCAAAGAATATTTTTAATCGCCCTTTTACTACTAGCGATAGTAGGCTATTTTGGCTATAACTATATATACCAAGACCATAGAAATATAAAAACTGAAACTTCACAGCTAGAGATTACTGCGCCGTATTTATTGGAACGTTTTAAAACAAATAATGCTGAGGACCTGCTGAATAAAACCATAACCGTAACGGGAGTTATAACCAACATAGAAGGAAACGCCATCACCCTAGATGAAAGCGTTTATGCCAGTTTTGACGCCTTGAGCACAGAAGTTAACGTAAAGGATAAAGTGAAAATTAAAGGCAGATGTATAGGGTATGACGAGTTATTTGAAATTGTAAAGCTGGATCAAAGCACAGTGATAAAATAG
- a CDS encoding MFS transporter: protein MANETTIRKKRLGRILTDNALTRYITFSALYIAQGIPEGITFFAIPAWLAMNGKSAMEIAAYVGVVGIPWSFKIVIAPLIDRFTLLAMGRKRPWVIFGQLGLIISFLCIGLVPDPLTNLSALMVAGFFISFFGAFQDVATDGMAVDVIPGNEQARANGLMWGAKTIGISASLLMGTWLINTFGFPTAISSLSIAVATIMLFPIYFKERPGEKTMPWTAGAVSPDSKQTQLRSWKHIFKCLYKVLRLKSSLVFGLGVFAVGLMFGLIDTLLPIFSIQELGWTNSYFSNVFSITTVIGGFLGMFIGGYLVDYFGKIKMLSVYLFFLTLLIAVFASLSNLWGNNLIVYAFILSYYTLYTFLCIAVFASAMHLCWKTVAATQFTLYMALSNMGRAAGAAMLGVLKTNFTWEIVFFIIAAMPVIMIILIQLINFKKHRVTVDSFVILKQTVVAPPVLKD from the coding sequence ATGGCGAACGAAACTACTATCAGAAAAAAAAGATTGGGCAGGATCTTGACCGACAATGCCTTAACCAGGTATATTACCTTTTCGGCACTTTATATTGCCCAGGGAATTCCCGAAGGCATTACCTTTTTTGCAATTCCCGCTTGGTTGGCCATGAACGGCAAGTCGGCTATGGAAATCGCAGCATATGTGGGGGTTGTTGGGATTCCGTGGAGCTTTAAAATTGTGATTGCGCCTTTGATCGATCGTTTCACCCTGTTGGCAATGGGCAGAAAAAGACCGTGGGTGATCTTTGGGCAGCTTGGTTTAATCATTAGTTTTTTATGTATCGGGTTGGTTCCCGATCCGTTGACCAATCTTTCCGCCTTAATGGTTGCGGGTTTTTTCATCAGTTTTTTTGGCGCATTTCAAGACGTGGCAACCGATGGCATGGCCGTTGATGTAATTCCCGGGAACGAACAGGCCCGGGCCAATGGCCTTATGTGGGGGGCCAAAACCATTGGCATTTCGGCGTCATTGCTTATGGGCACTTGGCTTATCAATACCTTTGGTTTCCCTACGGCTATCTCTTCCCTTTCCATTGCGGTGGCAACCATTATGCTTTTCCCGATTTACTTTAAGGAACGGCCGGGCGAAAAGACAATGCCCTGGACAGCCGGGGCAGTTTCCCCAGATTCGAAGCAGACACAATTGCGAAGCTGGAAGCACATTTTTAAATGCCTTTACAAGGTTCTTCGGTTAAAATCGAGCTTGGTATTTGGCCTTGGGGTTTTTGCCGTGGGTTTAATGTTCGGACTTATTGACACGCTGCTGCCTATTTTCAGCATTCAGGAATTGGGGTGGACAAATTCGTATTTTTCAAATGTATTTTCCATTACAACGGTAATTGGAGGTTTTTTGGGCATGTTCATCGGGGGCTATCTGGTGGACTATTTTGGAAAAATCAAAATGCTTTCGGTGTATTTATTTTTCTTGACCCTACTTATAGCCGTATTTGCATCCCTGTCCAATCTATGGGGAAATAATTTAATTGTTTACGCCTTTATCCTTTCCTATTACACACTATACACATTTTTGTGCATTGCGGTGTTCGCATCGGCGATGCACCTTTGCTGGAAAACTGTTGCCGCGACCCAATTTACCCTTTATATGGCACTTTCCAATATGGGGCGCGCTGCCGGAGCTGCAATGCTCGGGGTTTTGAAAACAAATTTTACTTGGGAAATCGTCTTTTTCATTATAGCCGCTATGCCCGTGATTATGATAATCCTTATTCAACTTATAAACTTTAAGAAACACCGGGTTACCGTGGATAGCTTTGTTATTTTGAAACAAACGGTCGTGGCGCCACCTGTATTAAAAGATTAA